One window from the genome of Schistocerca piceifrons isolate TAMUIC-IGC-003096 chromosome 1, iqSchPice1.1, whole genome shotgun sequence encodes:
- the LOC124766774 gene encoding piggyBac transposable element-derived protein 2-like, translated as MSRKSQEEMLMELLEIPLSSDDDLECFSDDSIQDEAYVAPESVDCDSDSSDEESQVPVIRTEDVSGTRQSDVIMKESTSQLSDNALKLPCSSKNVTKNSRSVVWKDKQLIIPELQSKFHGNTSLPEEVINLNTPYQFFKHIFPCKLFDLIVEESHRYSVQCNPDRPIDLSCDDIKKFIGICLVMSIVHVPNTRDYWGEVTGTHLIKTTMTVNQYEQIRKFLHFNDNSAMIPRGEKGHDRLFKIRPIIELMRSRFQTIPVEECVSVDEQICSTKARSYLKQYMPNKPHKYGYKLFVISGISGYAHDFEIFTGDENEPEKRVTGEEDLGASANVVVRLSRILPRNMNHKLYCDNYYTSLPLLVWLHKQGIYSLGTVRRNRVPDCKLPSEAELKKMARGASVERVATVDGVDISNVVWKDNKSVMLLSTLAGQQPIHEAGRYDKKTKSRITIPCPQIIKLYNKHMGGVDLLDSIMGRHKILVKSRKWYIRLFYHLLDMGVVNSWLLYRRVAETKGIRRTMKLSEFRMEIAHCLCRSGQTSAKRGRPSNELENQIQAKKTKGPTAHVPPQDVRLDQVGHLPSYLQVKNLLFPGENLPQKVQSSHMFVGRLFTFS; from the exons ATGTCTCGAAAGAGTCAAGAAGAAATGCTTATGGAATTGTTAGAGATTCCACTAAGCAGTGATGACGATCTTGAGTGTTTCTCTGACGATTCCATTCAAGATGAggcatatgttgctccagaatctGTTGATTGTGATAGTGACAGTAGTGACGAAGAAAGTCAAGTACCAGTAATTAGGACTGAAGATGTTTCTGGAACAAGACAATCTGATGTTATAATGAAGGAATCGACGTCACAGTTGTCTGATAATGCTCTGAAACTgccatgcagcagcaaaaatgttaccaaaaacagCAGGAGTGTGGTTTGGAAAGATAAACAGTTGATTATTCCCGAACTGCAGTCAAAATTTCATGGCAATACTTCGTTACcagaagaagtaataaacttaaatactCCATACCAATTCTTCAAACATATATTTCCATGTAAATTGTTTGATCTAATTGTCGAAGAGTCTCATAGATACAGTGTGCAGTGTAATCCTGATAGACCAATAGATTTATCCTgtgatgacataaaaaaatttataggcatctgtCTCGTAATGTCAATAGTTCATGTACCTAATACGAGGGATTACTGGGGAGAAGTTACTGGTACTCATCTGATCAAGACAACAATGACAGTGAATCAGTATGAGCAAATACGTAagtttcttcacttcaatgacaacAGTGCAATGATACCCAGGGGTGAAAAAGGTCATGATAGGCTCTTCAAGATAAGACCCATAATAGAATTGATGAGATCTCGGTTTCAAACAATACCTGTTGAGGAGTGTGTTTCTGTTGATGAACAGATATGTTCAACAAAGGCTAGAAGTTATTTGAAACAATACATGCCAAACAAGCCTCATAAATATGGatacaaattatttgttattagTGGCATATCTGGTTATGCCCACGATTTTGAGATTTTCACTGGAGATGAAAATGAACCAGAAAAAAGAGTGACTGGGGAGGAAGACTTGGGAGCAAGTGCAAATGTTGTAGTTCGACTCAGTAGGATACTACCAAGAAATATGAACCACAAACTGTACTGTGACAATTATTACACAAGTCTGCCACTGCTTGTATGGTTACATAAACAAGGAATTTACTCACTTGGGACAGTCAGAAGAAACAGAGTGCCAGACTGCAAGCTCCCTTCAGAAGCTGAGCTGAAGAAAATGGCACGAGGTGCATCAGTAGAGCGCGTCGCAACAGTGGATGGTGTCGACATATCAAATGTAGTGTGGAAAGATAACAAGAGTGTGatgttgctttctacacttgctggACAGCAGCCTATTCATGAAGCAGGGAGGTATGACAAAAAAACAAAGTCAAGAATAACAATACCTTGTCCACAAATAATTAAGCTCTACAATAAacatatgggaggtgttgacctTCTTGACAGCATAATGGGTCGACATAAAATTCTTGTGAAAAGTCGAAAATGGTATATAAGATTGTTTTACCATCTCCTGGACATGGGAGTAGTCAATTCCTGGCTGTTGTATAGGAGAGTAGCAGAAACCAAAGGGATTAGGAGAACTATGAAACTCTCCGAATTTCGAATGGAAATTGCTCACTGTTTGTGTCGCTCAGGTCAAACTTCAGCAAAACGTGGAAGGCCAAGTAATGAACTCGAAAACCAAATACAAGCTAAGAAGACAAAGGGGCCCACAGCACATGTACCTCCACAAGATGTAAGGCTGGATCAAGTAGGTCACCTGCCTTCGTACTTGCAA GTCAAGAACCTCTTGTTTCCTGGTGAAAACTTGCCTCAGAAAGTTCAGAGTTCTCATATGTTCGTTGGAAGGTTGTTCACTTTCAGCTGA